The Lujinxingia sediminis region TTCATTTCAACACCACTACCTCCATCATAATGAAAAATCGTACGACCTGAAGGTTGTCGCACCCATCCATCAGCTCGATAACCACCCAGAATTTGTATAGCATTTCTAATCAACAATCTCATCGCAATAGGCTGCTCTTCCGGCGTCTCCGCTACAACAAGAGTTCGAATATCTCGGCCATTCGCAAGCTCCAGCGCCGTGGGAAAGTCATTAAAGGGCGCCATTTTGGTGCCGGTTCCTGGTTGCCCTGAGGGGTCTACATATACAATTGAATCACAAACATCTTCTGTAATGTTTTGCACCTCGGGCATATCACATGTGCCCAGGCCAGTTTCCCCCTCACCACAGACGCGCACCCCCAGACCGCAAACTCCACACGTCTCCTCAGCCGCAACCCCGTTTGTGCAATTACACTCACCGCAGAAAACGGACTCCCCACACCCATTGTCGATCAGACCACAGCTGTCGGCCGGGCACTCGGTCACCGTCGGCTCGCACGCCTCATCGCACTCCCCACAATCCATCTGCTCGCCACAGCCGTTATCGACCATCCCGCATGCGTCGGCGCCGCAGACGCTCGGCTCGCAGACCGGATCGTCTTCAGGATCATCATCCTCCGCATCCCCCGGAGCTCCCGCATCCCCCGGAGCTCCCGTATCCTCATCCCCCGCATCCTCGCCAGCGTTGTTCACTGGCGTGTCGTCGGTCGGCGTGTCGCCGCAGGCGCTGGCGGCCAGCGTGAGCATGGCGACGAGCGCAATCCAGATCGTCCATCCCTTCATGTGATGTTGCATCCCTACCTCCTGAGTCGAGCCAGGATTCAGGGCCAACGACAACCAACTTCCAGTGGCCTACGGCGCTCCCGGTGCCGGCGTTTAAGGGGCCGCCAGCGGTTGTTTTAGTCAGACGCCACACACATCGCGCCACGCGCAACGCTGCCTCAAAGCAGGAGATACGTTCAGACTTCGCCCCCTGTAATTTTGAGCAAAGAGATTCGCGCGTTTGCGCGTTCGTTGTGTACGACGTGGCTCGACGATGCCCAAAGCGGCGCGGCGAGTAAAGGGGTTTTGGATATATGTTCAGGTAGGAGCACTGCACGAACGACTATTTGCGCTTTTATTTCAACATCTTAGCGCATGACTTCGTACGTCGTTTTTTTTACGGATTCTCGCAAAAAAAGCGTCCTTCCCCCCGCCGAAACGTGGATCCCCCCTCAACAAGAGTCTGGCTTCAGGGGCTGACTCTCCGACGACGGCTGAGCAGCATCGCCCCTATCGCCGCGCCCAGCACCAGGGCGCCGGTGGAGCCTGCACCGCCGGCCACCGCGCAGCCTCCCCCTCGGGCGCCATCGTTGCGCACCTGCACCGGTGCGCTCGTCTCACCCTCGCGGCCCCAGGCGTCGACCCAGGTGGCGGTGATCGTGGCGTCGATCGGCTCGTACATCGTATCCATGTCGCTCCAGACAAAGAGAACATCCCTGTCCTCCCCGTAGAGAACGAGCGGGTGGGGGTCGATCGTGAGCGTGTCGGGATAGTCGCCCTCGATCGCAAAGCGCAGCCCACCGGCCTCAGGATCATAGCCCTGCACCGAGAGCTTCAAAAAGGCGGTGTCGTCGCAGCTCGTCACCCTTTCGCTGCACCCTTCGCGCTGGGGGGTCTGGGAGCGTTTGATGTACTCCTGACGCAGGGTCACCGCCGGCGGCAAATCGACCGGCTCGGTGGGCTCTTCCTCCAGGATCGTCATCCGCTCCTGGTCCATGCCGATGGAGCACGCCCAGGCAATGCTTACCGTAGAGAGCCCCGCCACGCCCATCGCGGCCAGCCCCAGCGCCATCGTTTTCACCCGCGTATTGCTTCGCATCTTCTCTCCTGAGGCGTCAGGCTATCTCGTTGAGATCTAAGCACATTTCGACCTATACCTGATCAACGCCCGCGGGCCAACCTCACTCAGCGTCGCTCTCGCAACGAAAAATTCAGGAGCACGCACTCGAGCGCGCCGTTGTAGATCGCGTACACCTTATCGGCGCGTACACCGAGTTTAAAGCCCAGCTCTTTGGAGCCCGTAAGCACCGAGGCCTGCCAGCCGCCGAAGCGTCCCTTAAGCGAGTCGCCAAGCTCGCGATGGGTCTGCTCGGCCTCACCATCGGCCCCCAGACGCTCTCCGTAGGGGGCGTTGGTAACCACCAGACCGGGACGCGTGGCGAGCATGGGCGGGGCGATCTCGGTGACCGGACGACGCGAGTAACGAATGATGGCGTCGAGCCCGGCCTTCTCGGTGTTGGCGCGGGCGGTGCGCAGGATCTTGCCGTCGATGTCGGTGCCCACGTAGATGCCGAGTTTGGGGCGGCCGGCCTCAAAGCGCTCCTGGGCTTCGGCCAGGATTTTAGCCCAGACGAGCTCATCATGCTGAAGCCAGCTATCGAAGCCGAAACGCTCGCGCACAAGGCCCGGGGCGCAGTCGGCGGCCATCAACGCTCCTTCGATGAGCAGGGTGCCCGAGCCGCACATCGGGTCAAAAAGGGGCGCTCCCTGCTTTGCGAGCTCGGGCCAACCGGCGCGGATCAAGACCGCGGCCGCCACATTCTCTTTGAGCGGCGCGGTGCCCGAATCGGCGCGGTAGGAGCGCTTATGCAGGCTCTCACCGGCCAGATCGATGCTGATCGTGGCCTCATCGCGCTCGATGTGGCAGTTGATCTTCACATCGGGCTGCCGAAGATCCACCGAGGGACGACGCCCGAAACGGTCGCGAAACTGGTCGACGACGGCGTCTTTGACCTTGAGCGCCCCGAACTTCGTGTGGGTGATCTCGGAGTTTCGCGAGGTGAAGTTGACCGCCAGCGTGCCGTCGACCGAGAGATGCTCATCCCAGGCGATGGTGCGCACCCCTTCGTAGAGCGCCTCCGGGCTGGAGGCGCGAAAACGCTTCAGCTGCAAAAGCACCGTGTTGGCCAGCCGGCTCCACATCACCGCGCGGTAACCCACCTTAAGCGGCCCCTCAAAAAACACACCGCTGACGGTCTGGCGCACCTTTCGGGCGCCCAGCCCTTTGAGCTCCTCTTCGAGGAGTAGCTCCAGGTGTTTGGGGCAGGTGGCAAAAAAGGAGTGGGTGGCAGCCATCGTCATCTCAGCGGGTAGGGAGGAGGTCAGGGGCAAGACGCCCGGCGCGTCGCGCGCCCGGGGTAAAAGAAGGCTGGCTTATACAGCATCGCGCCGGCCGGCGCATGTGTCGCACCCCTCACCCGGGGGCGCAACCATCGACATACAAAAATCATCTGAAGATCAACGACTTACATCCACCCCGGGCACTGCACCTACCCCGGAGCACCGCTGAGGATGCGCGCATCCTAGAGCTCGTCTTCGATGTAGCGGCGCGCAGTGCGACGGTCGATCTCCGCCTGACGAGCGACCTCTTCGTAGGTGCCACTGCGCTCGTAGAGCAGCCGGCAGTAGGCCTGCTGCAACTCCCGCATGGTGAGATCGCCGGCGTCGATGCGCGCGCCCAGCCTGGCTGCGGGCCTGCTGAGCTCGGCCACGTCGGGCGAATCCAGGCGAAGATCCCCGCCGTAGGGCGCCCCCAGAAGCACCCGACGCACCGCCTGCTCCAGCTCCCGCACGTTGCCCGGCCAGGCGTAGCCCTCGGGCACATGCGCGCGTAGAGAAGCGACCACCTCGCCGGACAGCGCCTCATCGGGCTGGCCGAGGATGCGCGCGACGCTATGCGCCACAAGCATATCGAGTTCAGCGGGCTCCTCGATAAGACGCGCGGCCAACGAGGGTACCTCGATCACATCGGAGCAGAGCCGGTAGAAGAAGTCGTCGCGAAAACGCCCCTCACGGCGCGCGCGGCCGATGTCGCGGTTGGTCGCGGCGATCACGCGCCCCTCAAAGCGCTGCTCCTCATGGCCCCCCACCGGCACAAAGACCCGCTCCTGCAACACACGCAGAAGTTTGATCTGGGTGGGAAGACTCGTCTCCCCAATCTCATCAAGAAAGATCACGCCGTGACGCGGACAACGCCCGAACACCCCCTCGTGGGCGTCGATGGCGCCGGTAAACGCGCCTTTTTTGTGGCCAAAAAGCTCCGACTCGATCAGCGTTTCGGGAAACTGCGAGAGGTTTAAGGGCACAAAGAGGTCGGTAAAACTCAGCGCAAAGCGCCCGGCCTGATCATCAAAGGGAATCCAGCTCGACGCACCCAGCACCGAGGCCGCCGCCCCCTTACCACTGCCGGTGGGACCGATGAGAAAGATCGAAAAATCCTCCATCCGATCCCAGAGCCGCGCCTCATAGCGGGCCAGATCGTCGGTAAAGATCGCCTGCCACAATCGGGCACGCAGACGTTGCATCGAGGGGGAGCCCCCCTTGAGGCGCTCGCGCGCCATAAAGAAGGCGCGGCGCATCTGATAAAAGATGCCCACAAAACGCGCGGCGCGCTCCGCACTCATGCCCCGCTCCACCAGGCGGCGCACCACCTCAAGGCCGAAGTTGGCTTTGAGCGGGCGGCTGCCCGCCTCCCGCTGGCGGGCGACCAGATCGTCGAACTCGGGCACGAAGACGTGAAAGGTATCAAAGAGCAGCGCCACCTCCACCAGGTGGCGGTCTTCGCCCTGGAGCGCGTTGAGATCCAGGGGCCAGAGGCGGTCGAGCTCCGCGCGCACCGCGCTCAGTGCGGCGTTGAGCTCCGGGTTCGGGGAGCCGGACGCAAGGGATGAGGTCGCCTCCTGAGCGGGGGTGCGCGGCGTTTGAAGGGTCGCAGCAAGGCGCCGATCGCGGCGCGCGCGCTCTTCGGAAAAGGGGTTAGCAAAGGCCGCGGCGGCCACCTCCCGGAAGAAGGCGCGGGCATCAGAACTCAGCATCTTCCACTCCTACATAAAATGAACATCCTTTGATCACAATATGTATATCACCGCGCAACACTCCAACAAAAGCTCGTCAGCTGCACGCGCGCCACCGACAAAAAACACCCATCAAAACACCATTAAAATCAACCGCTTAAGACCAAAAGACCGCCTGATTAAAAACCATGGCATGGCTTGTGCTCTACGGACGAGACATGGGGCGAACGCATCCGGCTTCGCCCCCGCACCGTGACGGACTCAACCGATACGCCAGGAGCACACCATGGAACATCCGACGGTTCAAAAAGACACCAACGCGTGGATCTTTCAGGTCTGGGCATCCTTTCTGCTGGCCTCAACGATCACCATCACCGGCATCGCGTATCTCCCGGTCGACCTGTGGATGAAGGGCTTTTTGCTGATGGGGGTGCTCTTTACCCTGGGCTCATCTTTCACGCTCTCCAAGACGATCCGCGACAACCACGAGGCTCAGCGTCTGATCAATCGGGTGAGCGACGCCAAGGCCGAGAAGATCTTGCGGGAGTTTGAGATGCGCGATGTGGCCTGAGTCTCTTCGTACGCCGTGAGCGGCGCGGCGATCGCCGTGGCGAGCCTCGCTCATGCGTTCAGACTCTCGAATCGCTCAACGTGATCAGGAGCGCCTCGGCGCGCTCAAGCGCCTCGGAGGCACCCAGAGCGCGATGCTGGGCGATGGCGCTGCGCAGCGCCTGGCGCGCCTCGGTGAGCCTGCCAGCGCGGCGCGCCATCGCTGCGGCCAGCTCAAAGGTCCAGGCCAGGTCGCCATCATGAATGGGCTGGCGCTCCAGGTGGGTGCGGGCCTTCTCGGCGCTGCGCGCCCAGCGCTTCCACTGGCCACGCGAAGCGTAGATCGGAAGCCAGCAGGCGTAGATCACCCCGAGCAGGCCTTCGCTTCCCATGTCGATCACCCGGGGTTGCAGCGCTTTAAGCGCGCGGGCAGCCCGATCCACATCGCCCATCGCCAGCGCCGCGCAGCAGAGGTTGAGCTCAATCGATGCCTCAAAGAGGCCGGCGCGGCGCATCATCTCGACGCCCTGCTCGCAGATCTCCAGCGCGCCGGCGAGCATACCGCGCGCCCGCAGGCCCTCACCGAGGTTGCTATAACACATGGCCGTGGCGTAGGTGTCGCCCTGCTCTTGAAACACGGTGAGGGCCTCTTCGATCAACGCCTGGCCCCGGTCAAAATCGCCATGGCGCATCTCCAGGTTCCCCACGCCCATCTTCGACTTGGCCACCCCGCGCACATCATCCAACGAGGCGAAGATGGCCTCGGCGCGCCTGTACATGGGCAACGCCTGATGATCGTCGCCGAGCCAGCACATCGACTCGGCCTGCAGGTAGAGCGCGCGCGCCAGACCGTCAGCATGCCCCACGGCGTCAAAGGTTGCCGAGGCACGCTCGGCCAGCTCGTACCCCCGCGTCGGATCGCCGGTGAGCTGAGCGAACACCCCGAGCAGGTAGGTATGCTCGGCGCGCTGAAGGGAGGCGTCGGGGTGGTGTGAGGCTTCCAGCGTCTCCACGAAGATGCGCGCCTGCTCCAGAGCACCGGCGGCGGCGTCCAACTCACCAGGTCGCAGGTGCGCCAGGGCGCGCAACATGTAGCTCTCCGCCCAGCGCGGGTCGTTGGCACCGATCCCGGCCGTCCGCAGCGCGCACTCAAAGCGCTCGGCGATCTTCACCCCCTCATGCAGCGCAAACGTGTCGACGGCGAGCCGTGCGCCCTGCCACAGAGGCTCAAGCGCGGCCTCGGGCAACCCGGCTTCGAGCAGGTGATACCCCCGCCGTGCAGCCGAAGCGCCGGGGTGGGCGCCGAACTCCTCCAGCATCGCCGCGGCCACGCGATGATGCGACTGCCAGCGCCCCGCCTCCCGCGCCATCTTCTCAAGGGTCTCGCGCAGCGCACCGTGCATAAAACTCCAGCCGGTGGGATGGCGCTCGATCAGGTGGCGCACCTCCAGCAACCCCGGCAAAACCGGTGGCGATACACATTCGGCAAGCTCACAGGCGCGGCGCCACTGACGCTCCTCAACATCTCGCCCCAGCGCGGCGGCCAGCTCCAGGGCGCGACGCGCACGCTCACTTCCACCAAAGCGCCCGGCCGGACCCTCCAGCTGGTGGGCCGCGATCGCCGCCACCCCCACCAGCTCATCGACGCGCTGGCGCAGCACCTGATGGATATCATCAGGAAGATCGGAGGTGGTGCCTGCGCGCAGCTCAAAGCCGCGCGGCCCCACTTCCAGCACACCACGCTCCACCCAGTCGCCCACCAGCTGAAGCGCAAAGAGCGGATTTCCGGCGGTGCGCTCGGCCACCTGTTCGGCCAGCCCTCGCTCCAGCCCGAGCATCTCTTCGATCAGGCGCTCGTGGTCAGTGCGAGCCAGCGGTGCAAGTCCCAGCTGCCAGGCGCGCTCAAAACGCAGAAGATCGCGTAATTGCTCACCGACCGGCCGCGCTCGAGCCTCCTCGCCCTCCCGCAACGTGGCCACGATCAGCACCGGAAGACCGCCATGAGCCTGCTCATTGAGCAGGTGACGCACAAAGCTCAGCGTGGCGCTGCCCCATTGCACATCATGAAGCACCAGAAGGGCGGGGCGCCGCGCCGTCAGGCGCTCCAGCAGCCGACGCCAGGTCATATGCCGCTCGCTCGGGCGCACCAGGCGCAGCGCAAAAGCGTCGTCTCGAACGTCAGGATCGCAGCCCGGCGAGAGCAGCTCGACAAGCTCAGCCTGATCGCGGGAGCTGGCAGTGTCGAGGTGTCGCGCCATCAAACCCGGCGCGGCCTGATCTTCAAAGAGCTGCCCCACTCTCAGGGCGATCTCATCGCGAGAAAGGCCGGTACAGCGCAGGACATTGCCCATCATTCGCGCCACCCCGTCGCTCGGGCCACCGGTGGGACTGTGACTGGCCTGGAGGACCTCGGCCGCGCCGGTTTCATGGGCACGCTCGGCCAGCCACTGCACCAGCCGGCTCGCACCCACGCCGACATCACCGCGCACCAGCGCCAGGCGCGGCCGCCCCGTCTGATAGACGTCGAGCAGCGCCTGCCAGAGCTGCTCGCGTTCCCCCTGGCGCCCCACCAGCGGGAGCGAACGCAGCCCAAAGAGCCCCAGCCCCACCCCCAGAAGCTGCCCGTCACTCTCCTCGTTGCGGGGTTTTTGCCAGGTGCGAGGCGGCGGCGCCGGGCCCAGATCACAGGCCCGGCGCGCAGCCATCTCCTCGCCCTTAGCCTCCCCCTTTAACCCGAGCCCCCCTCCCCCACGCATCCTCTCCCGCGACACGGTGGGCTCGCCCTCGGCGGGCAGAGCCAACGTGATGACTTCTCTCGACGCCCCCTCTTCAGCCGCATAGAAAGAGGTCGATCCAGCATCGTTACTCGCGCTTGCCTCCTGAGACGCGGGTGCCGCCAGGCGAAGCTGGCGCAGGTCATGGGCCGCATCGGCGGCGCGCTGATAGCGCCCGGCGGGATTCTTGGCCAACAACCCATCAAGCCACCCCTGGAGCCCCTCCGGCACCTCCACCACCGGCGTTAATCTGGGATGAGGTTTTTGCAGCTGATCGCGCAGCACATCTTCTGTGCGCGCCCCTCCGAACGCCGGCTGGCCCAACAACCAGTAGGCCAGACATCCCAGCGCGTAGAGGTCCGTCCAGGGGCCCTGATCGCGCCAGCGTCCGGTGATCTGCTCCGGGGCCATAAATCGCGGCGTGCCGGCCACTCGCCGCTCTCGCACCCCGCGCCTGAGGAGCGCCTCATCGTGGAGCGCAAAGGCCAGCCCGAAGTCCGAGAGCTTCAGCCGCGGGTCCCCGGCTGCATCAGGCACCCAGAGTACATTGGCGGGCTTTAAATCACGGTGAATCACCCCGCGCGCATGGGCATGCGCCAGCGCATCGAGCAGCGCGATGAGGATCGCGCGGCGACGCTCCCAGCCCCATTGCGACAGGTCGGTGCGCTCAAGCGTTCCCACCGCCAGATCCATCGCCAGATAGGCACAGCCCTCAACAAGCCTGCCCCCGGAGCTTCGCTCCAGGCCGGCGGGCACCTCCCCGGAATCAAAGACCCGCACCACCCCCGGATGGTTCAGCCTCGCCACCGCGCGCACTTCGCGCTGAAACGCCTCCCGAAAGCGTTGCGCATCGAGTTGCGCGCGACGCATCACCTTGATGGCAACCGCGCGTCCCTCCCCCACATGACGCGCCTGCCAGACCTGCCCCATCCCCCCGGTTCCTACGAGTTCACCGAGCTCAAATGGCCCCAGACGCGAGGGGGTCTCATCGTGACGTTGACTCACACTATCCTGCTCTCGCGCTACGACGCCGTGAGCCAACGTTGACGCCATGTCTGCTGCATCAAGAGCCCCCCTGAGCTGCGTTGCAAATCCTCGACGATGCGAAAGCATCGCCTTTGGTTTGCATCCTGCTCAGATCACGCTCGAGTTCGCATCCAGGGGCGTCAAAAGTGACTCACGGCGTTATACTTACGTCACGCTCGCCAATCCCCGAAAACATCCTGGACGGATCATCCATCAGGAACATCGGCGAGCGAGCTGTGCACTTAAAACCCGTAGTTCAAACCGACCATCAGGCTGAAGACGGACTCCTCGTCAAAGGTCATCCGCCCCTGAAGGTAAGGCACAAGCTCACTGCCGGTATCAAAGGTGGCTCCCACCAGGAGGTTCGCCGCGGTGAATGTATCATCGCTGGAGGTAATGACGTTATCGTTGCTGTCGAGCACCCGCGAATCGACGTAAATCACCGCCAGACCACCGCCCAGATAGGGCGTGACCACCGCGTCGAGCGCCAGATGCGCCAGGGCGTTAACGTCAAACTGCAAAAGCGTCGTCCTGGCGCGCGCCCCGAAGAGCTCGGAGCTTCCCGTAAAGAAGTAGCTCAACGCCGGGTTCACCGAGATCGCCACCTGGGGTGCCACCGCAAAGGTAAATCTGCCGTCGATCCCCAGCAGCGGAAACTCCCGATCGAAGTCATAGCCGGCCATCACCCCGACACTGTTTCCTTGAATCTTCTGCGCAGGCTCCTGGGCCGAGGCGACCCCGGCGCTGGCCATCATCAGCGCGCATCCCGCCAGAACCACTGCCATCGATCGCGTTGTCGTCTTCGCTTGCTCAGCCATCTTCATAGCTACCTCTCATACATTCGGGTCATATCTCAACACCTGATTTCAGCGCTCCTGATGTAGCACAACCGGCCGTGACGCGCGACTTGAACGCATCGCCAGAAGCCCGGCTTCAACAGAACAAAAAAACCTTTCACGTCAACATCATACACACCATTCCTCGTAACCACGCGTCGCACTCCGCTCCCCACGCACAGGTGCCCGGGCCATGCCGCCCCTCAAAAACTCTGACGGGTCGCCCCCCACTGGTAGTTCAGCCCCAGGGTCAGCTCGGTGTTGGTGCCCGGCTCCCCCACCGCCCCGCTTTGATAGAGGTAGGCGTTAAACGAAGCCGTAAAGAAGAACTGATCGAAAACCGCAAAGAAGAGGCGATTCGCACTGCGCAGCTCATGCACATTTTCGCGGGCGATACCGTTGTAGAAGTACTCCAGCTCGCTCTCCACCTGCACGGGCCGACCGAGCACATCAAGCAGGTCGATGCGCCGCAGGGTATAACCGGTGTTCAGACCCCAGCTGGCCTCCCCGTCGGGTGCCATAACATCGCGGCGGATGTTCACACCGACCTTCAGATCCAGCGCCTCGGCCAGCTTAAACGAAAAACCGAGGATGCCGCGCACATCCAGGCGATGCCAGGCCCGGCTCTCAGGCCGGTTAAACTCCGACTCAGCCTGCACCTCCACCAGCGGACCGGGCACATACCAGCGCCCTCCCAGATGGGAGCGCAGCGCCAGGTTTCGGTACTGGCTGCGCAGTCGCAGAAGATCGCGGGTCTCCTCAAAGGTGGCGCCCTCGGTATCCGCCAGGCGCGTGGTGGCGTACTGCACCAGAAGATCGTTATCCCAGCCGTGATCGCGGCTGTCGGCCCGGGCCGCCAGGCGCCCCTCCAGATTGACCTGGTCGGTGGAGGCCACCGTCAGCTGACTCTGCTCATAGCCTCCCGCCCCGCCCACCAGCGGGTTGGCCACGCTGACCTGGTTGTACGAAGCGTTGATCGAGCCTGTATACGTCCACAGAAACCGGCGATGCAGATCGGGAAAACTCCCCCGCGGTGAGAGCCCCACGCCGACCTCATCGCCCGCGCTCGTATTCACACCGGAGCGCGCATCGACGTAACGTACCACAAGTTCGGCGATGCTCGGGGAGCCCGCGGCCCAGGCCGGCGCAAAGATCCGCGCGTCCTTGAGCTCATCGGTCTCAATGACACCATCGCCCCCGGCAGCCAGGTAATCGTTGAGCACCACCGGATAGAGGCGATCGTCCCGAACCGGGCGGCCATTGACGCGAACCTCCTCGCCATCGAGCACCAGCCCGGCAGCGCGCAACTTCCCGCCCAGG contains the following coding sequences:
- a CDS encoding sigma-54-dependent transcriptional regulator, coding for MLSSDARAFFREVAAAAFANPFSEERARRDRRLAATLQTPRTPAQEATSSLASGSPNPELNAALSAVRAELDRLWPLDLNALQGEDRHLVEVALLFDTFHVFVPEFDDLVARQREAGSRPLKANFGLEVVRRLVERGMSAERAARFVGIFYQMRRAFFMARERLKGGSPSMQRLRARLWQAIFTDDLARYEARLWDRMEDFSIFLIGPTGSGKGAAASVLGASSWIPFDDQAGRFALSFTDLFVPLNLSQFPETLIESELFGHKKGAFTGAIDAHEGVFGRCPRHGVIFLDEIGETSLPTQIKLLRVLQERVFVPVGGHEEQRFEGRVIAATNRDIGRARREGRFRDDFFYRLCSDVIEVPSLAARLIEEPAELDMLVAHSVARILGQPDEALSGEVVASLRAHVPEGYAWPGNVRELEQAVRRVLLGAPYGGDLRLDSPDVAELSRPAARLGARIDAGDLTMRELQQAYCRLLYERSGTYEEVARQAEIDRRTARRYIEDEL
- a CDS encoding serine/threonine-protein kinase → MSQRHDETPSRLGPFELGELVGTGGMGQVWQARHVGEGRAVAIKVMRRAQLDAQRFREAFQREVRAVARLNHPGVVRVFDSGEVPAGLERSSGGRLVEGCAYLAMDLAVGTLERTDLSQWGWERRRAILIALLDALAHAHARGVIHRDLKPANVLWVPDAAGDPRLKLSDFGLAFALHDEALLRRGVRERRVAGTPRFMAPEQITGRWRDQGPWTDLYALGCLAYWLLGQPAFGGARTEDVLRDQLQKPHPRLTPVVEVPEGLQGWLDGLLAKNPAGRYQRAADAAHDLRQLRLAAPASQEASASNDAGSTSFYAAEEGASREVITLALPAEGEPTVSRERMRGGGGLGLKGEAKGEEMAARRACDLGPAPPPRTWQKPRNEESDGQLLGVGLGLFGLRSLPLVGRQGEREQLWQALLDVYQTGRPRLALVRGDVGVGASRLVQWLAERAHETGAAEVLQASHSPTGGPSDGVARMMGNVLRCTGLSRDEIALRVGQLFEDQAAPGLMARHLDTASSRDQAELVELLSPGCDPDVRDDAFALRLVRPSERHMTWRRLLERLTARRPALLVLHDVQWGSATLSFVRHLLNEQAHGGLPVLIVATLREGEEARARPVGEQLRDLLRFERAWQLGLAPLARTDHERLIEEMLGLERGLAEQVAERTAGNPLFALQLVGDWVERGVLEVGPRGFELRAGTTSDLPDDIHQVLRQRVDELVGVAAIAAHQLEGPAGRFGGSERARRALELAAALGRDVEERQWRRACELAECVSPPVLPGLLEVRHLIERHPTGWSFMHGALRETLEKMAREAGRWQSHHRVAAAMLEEFGAHPGASAARRGYHLLEAGLPEAALEPLWQGARLAVDTFALHEGVKIAERFECALRTAGIGANDPRWAESYMLRALAHLRPGELDAAAGALEQARIFVETLEASHHPDASLQRAEHTYLLGVFAQLTGDPTRGYELAERASATFDAVGHADGLARALYLQAESMCWLGDDHQALPMYRRAEAIFASLDDVRGVAKSKMGVGNLEMRHGDFDRGQALIEEALTVFQEQGDTYATAMCYSNLGEGLRARGMLAGALEICEQGVEMMRRAGLFEASIELNLCCAALAMGDVDRAARALKALQPRVIDMGSEGLLGVIYACWLPIYASRGQWKRWARSAEKARTHLERQPIHDGDLAWTFELAAAMARRAGRLTEARQALRSAIAQHRALGASEALERAEALLITLSDSRV
- a CDS encoding YiaA/YiaB family inner membrane protein; protein product: MEHPTVQKDTNAWIFQVWASFLLASTITITGIAYLPVDLWMKGFLLMGVLFTLGSSFTLSKTIRDNHEAQRLINRVSDAKAEKILREFEMRDVA
- a CDS encoding outer membrane protein, with amino-acid sequence MKMAEQAKTTTRSMAVVLAGCALMMASAGVASAQEPAQKIQGNSVGVMAGYDFDREFPLLGIDGRFTFAVAPQVAISVNPALSYFFTGSSELFGARARTTLLQFDVNALAHLALDAVVTPYLGGGLAVIYVDSRVLDSNDNVITSSDDTFTAANLLVGATFDTGSELVPYLQGRMTFDEESVFSLMVGLNYGF
- a CDS encoding THUMP domain-containing protein; protein product: MAATHSFFATCPKHLELLLEEELKGLGARKVRQTVSGVFFEGPLKVGYRAVMWSRLANTVLLQLKRFRASSPEALYEGVRTIAWDEHLSVDGTLAVNFTSRNSEITHTKFGALKVKDAVVDQFRDRFGRRPSVDLRQPDVKINCHIERDEATISIDLAGESLHKRSYRADSGTAPLKENVAAAVLIRAGWPELAKQGAPLFDPMCGSGTLLIEGALMAADCAPGLVRERFGFDSWLQHDELVWAKILAEAQERFEAGRPKLGIYVGTDIDGKILRTARANTEKAGLDAIIRYSRRPVTEIAPPMLATRPGLVVTNAPYGERLGADGEAEQTHRELGDSLKGRFGGWQASVLTGSKELGFKLGVRADKVYAIYNGALECVLLNFSLRERR